Proteins encoded in a region of the Pseudochaenichthys georgianus chromosome 20, fPseGeo1.2, whole genome shotgun sequence genome:
- the LOC117465475 gene encoding LOW QUALITY PROTEIN: serine/threonine-protein kinase PRP4 homolog (The sequence of the model RefSeq protein was modified relative to this genomic sequence to represent the inferred CDS: inserted 1 base in 1 codon): MESSPSSGNPSLDDRALLEDLEKQRAMIKAELDSQLMEGKVQSGMGLILQGYNSGSEEDGEGRMRNGERRQRGSSGKTTSPRGAKGGKSRRDSTEGSKSASKRRSRSKSADRLGQVKEPKQEKVTKTPKDTTGKDRGRGRSRSKDRKPSDSTDGSKDRTTKSNSGSRTDKRSSPPRDERPNQERARGQSRSRERPGRSDADKDKRPAKSPSKDASSGKXNRSPHRRGPHSPMKKRSASPRHREAHNPAATAADRASKQSQSPIRTRSPPRRPRSRSPDPRRREADRQDSPMRKRPRPDAGPGRDRSRENSPRGVARRRMSRSPLRRRSMSPRRRSRSSPRRRSRSPLAHRPGDRDRYGRPRQYRRSMSRDRDRRRRRTRDEDKFKGSLSEGMKVDQESSEGEVLEDFDGEEVDEEALIEQRRQQRLAIVQKYKAGNEDSNMVSEPCSPQSSTRSRSPSPDDILERVAADVKEYERENLNTFEASIKAKHNLIAQEKDGANPKKPSAPDMFTESDDMFAADFDSARMRAAGVGKDFKENPNLRDNWTDAEGYYRVNIGETLDKRYDVYGYTGHGVFSNVIRARDTARAGQEVAVKIIRNNELMQKTGLKELEFLKKLNDADPDDKFHCLRLFRHFYHKQHLCLVFEPLSMNLREVLKKYGKDVGLHIKAVRSYSQQLFLALKLLKRCNILHADIKPDNILVNESKTILKLCDFGSASHVADNDITPYLVSRFYRAPEIIIGKPYDYGIDMWSVGCTLHELYTGKILFPGSSNNHMIKLAMDLKGKMPNKMIRKGLFKDQHFDQNLNFLYIEVDKVTEREKVTVMSTINQTKDLLVDMIGHQRLPEDQRKKVMLLKDMLDSTLMLDPAKRISINQALQHPFIQEKI; this comes from the exons CTAGACGGGATTCAACAGAGGGTAGTAAGTCCGCCTCTAAGCGCCGTAGTCGGAGTAAGTCTGCTGACAGGCTAGGGCAGGTCAAGGAGCCAAAGCAGGAAAAGGTGACCAAAACCCCCAAGGACACAACTGGTAAAGACAGAGGCCGCGGCAGAAGCAGGTCAAAAGACAGAAAGCCTTCGGACAGCACTGATGGGTCCAAGGACAGAACAACAAAGTCCAACTCAGGCAGCCGTACTGATAAACGTTCCTCTCCTCCACGGGACGAGAGACCAAACCAGGAGAGAGCAAGAGGGCAGTCCAGATCACGAGAACGACCGGGTCGCTCAGACGCCGACAAGGACAAACGGCCCGCTAAGTCCCCATCCAAGGACGCATCCTCTGGGA AAAACCGTTCCCCTCACAGACGAGGGCCCCACAGCCCTATGAAGAAACGCAGTGCTTCCCCTCGCCACAGAGAGGCTCACAATCCCGCAGCTACTGCCGCTGACAGGGCATCCAAACAGAGCCAGTCTCCTATCAGAACAAGGTCCCCCCCTCGGAGACCCCGCAGCCGCTCGCCAGACCCCAGGAGGAGGGAAGCTGACAGACAAGACTCACCGATGAG GAAGCGTCCCCGGCCAGATGCTGGGCCAGGTAGAGATCGCTCACGAGAGAACAGCCCCAGAGGAGTCGCTCGGCGCAGGATGAGTCGCTCACCTCTAAGAAGGAGGTCCATGTCACCTCGACGACGCTCCCGCTCCTCCCCTCGCAGACGGAGCAGGTCTCCACTGGCACACAG GCCAGGGGACAGGGACCGGTATGGAAGACCCAGACAGTACCGACGCTCAATGTCCCGCGACCGGGACAGGAGACGAAGACGCACCAGAGACGAAGACAAGTTCAAGGGCAGCCTGTCGGAGGGCATGAAGGTCGACCAGGAGTCCTCAGAGGGAGAAGT TTTAGAGGACTTTGATGGAGAGGAGGTAGATGAAGAAGCTCTCATTGAACAGCGTCGCCAGCAGCGCTTGGCCATCGTCCAG AAATACAAGGCTGGGAATGAGGACTCCAACATGGTGTCGGAGCCCTGCAGCCCTCAGAGCAGCACACGCAGCCGCTCCCCCTCCCCAGACGACATCTTGGAGCGAGTAGCTGCAGACGTCAAGGAGTACGAGCGGGAGAACCTGAACACCTTCGAGGCCAGCATCAAAGCCAAGCACAACCTCATCGCCCAGGAGAAAGACG GAGCAAACCCAAAGAAGCCTTCAGCGCCCGACATGTTTACAGAGTCAGATGACATGTTTGCTGCTGACTTTGAT AGTGCCAGGATGAGAGCAGCAGGTGTGGGGAAAGACTTCAAAGAGAACCCCAACCTCAGGGACAACTGGACCGATGCTGAGGGTTACTACC GGGTGAATATTGGGGAGACACTTGACAAGCGCTACGATGTTTACGGCTACACCGGCCATGGAGTATTCAGCAACGTGATCAGAGCCAGGGACACTGCCAGGGCCGGCCAGGAGGTGGCAGTCAAGATCATCAGAAACAATGAGCTCAT GCAGAAGACTGGGTTGAAGGAGTTAGAATTCCTCAAGAAGCTGAATGATGCGGATCCTGATGACAAGTTCCACTGCCTCCGCCTCTTCAGGCACTTCTACCACAAGCAGCATCTTTGTCTggtatttgagcctctcag TATGAATTTGCGAGAGGTGTTGAAAAAATACGGTAAAGATGTCGGGCTCCACATCAAGGCCGTGCGCTCCTACAGCCAGCAGCTTTTCTTGGCCCTCAAGCTGCTCAAACGCTGCAACATACTTCATGCTGACATCAAGCCAGACAATATCCTG GTGAATGAGTCAAAGACCATTTTGAAGCTCTGTGATTTCGGTTCTGCATCACATGTCGCTGACAATGACATCACACCATACCTGGTCAGCAGATTCTACAGAGCTCCAGAAATCA TCATAGGAAAGCCGTACGACTATGGGATCGACATGTGGTCTGTTGGCTGCACTTTACATGAGCTTTACACTGGCAAAATCCTCTTTCCTGGATCCTCCAACAACCACATGATCAAACTAGCTATGGACCTCAAAGGCAAGATGCCCAACAAG ATGATCCGTAAAGGCTTGTTCAAAGACCAGCACTTCGATCAGAATTTAAACTTCCTGTACATTGAAGTAGACAAAGTGACAGAAAGG GAGAAGGTGACGGTGATGAGCACCATCAACCAGACCAAAGACCTGCTGGTTGACATGATAGGACACCAGCGACTGCCCGAGGATCAGAGGAAGAAAGTGATGCTGCTAAAGGACATGCTGGATAGCACCCTAATGCTGGACCCAGCCAAACGCATCAGCATCAACCAGGCCCTGCAGCACCCCTTTATCCAGGAGAAAATCTGA